In Primulina huaijiensis isolate GDHJ02 chromosome 6, ASM1229523v2, whole genome shotgun sequence, a single window of DNA contains:
- the LOC140979012 gene encoding uncharacterized protein isoform X1 has translation MGTLGGVENGNHINSTKNDLDKCLSNVETQQVDRQYSPGGDLRVGGADDFHYPSGKMPVDDNFLLEDEFETQLVDLVGETQLVDLVGETQLVDVTEETQPCYLARETQLMDVALETQVLDDFDSVNHAPTQLLDQSDETQVLDDIYYVNIPTELFTATNIEVSDASDNDKANKTVGRCDTQQLSPDDSLKGNDRDLATHVKTVDANSGKQGDSVCGTPSDCFTAEEHNSGSFCRDFTSIRASSVRASGLAAVARGASSNSCSLRSEKSSLEQQRCEQEVTFHSGDLFNFGRKNDEECSWNGNDESSKKLRGPIRKGSNIMRKLFTEDRVVEVCQSEADINQTDDNLNMSELDASENHLAGLSYVNSEEPGDLSQANALEVVDRFLELNVMEHDQSRGYRIHMAEKPKVINRVKGSLDLAKNSVLKSTDVECRAYEWDDNREDEGGGDFFQKKKELFFDNRSPQEGTYLETWKSGSADLIKIKTGGDHGIEKNQAYDKKLGDPAYTDSGAMLHQRKRAKGKSFHCRDEVLHKNLKKDLDNQSNLASGHKLTDNDSSRDISDLKNIGPDTQIAAEVLGTFCFELHPVNTNSDVPDEGIGPITKASAENQFSVGVVTRQAKRVMRTSSNMSNASTLSLVKQTKNTRKWCDAELRRAEQRRLADVNDDFVLYGKECLSTIPPRMKEQKVGRAKKKNNIQESDPYQNVELTDPSVPVAHRTRRGRKLDGSKAQGNVFHAREEINDLISARVLRKSRTAANDENAEMGTFKNFRKARSNLVKESNKKYVGMPSSSEPKRSSLEFPDRKRTRQKAFLDEEEIDAQCNESLKRSRDNGSTRNNVDHRGSDHGKVTASLHDTVDPRTSKQCDGMSDAKTSKSSEGAETVDSRDASPSERLKTPMSTCTTPATCATQINNVSPICMGDEYHKQSCRKNLSKLSFIKEINSLMTDMSVPFSEMKDLRKRKDTANIRVLFSQHLDVDVVKQQKKVLARLGASDASSMSDATHFVADEFVRTRNMLEAIAFGKPVVTHLWLESCGQVSCFVNEKNYILRDPRREKEFGFSMPVSLSRASQHSLLQGQKVFVTPNTKPGKDIITNLVKAVHGLAVERLGRSALKDEKLPDDLLIISCEEDYDLCVAFLEKGGAVYSSELLLNGIVKQKLEYERFVSSVIAEFAIIIFPCSKYITWIGIDQRIRLVTLLMIFPFKFILHLALFF, from the exons ATGGGTACTTTAGGAGGTGTAGAAAATGGCAATCACATCAATTCAACAAAGAATGATTTGGATAAATGTTTGAGCAACGTCGAGACGCAGCAAGTTGACAGACAGTATTCTCCTG GTGGTGATTTAAGAGTTGGTGGAGCTGACGATTTTCACTATCCCTCCGGTAAAATGCCAGTCGATGATAATTTTCTATTGGAAGATGAATTCGAGACTCAGTTAGTGGATCTTGTTGGCGAGACTCAGTTGGTGGATCTTGTTGGGGAGACTCAGTTGGTGGATGTTACCGAGGAGACTCAGCCGTGTTATCTGGCTAGGGAAACACAATTGATGGATGTTGCCTTGGAAACTCAAGTTTTGGATGACTTTGATTCTGTTAACCATGCACCCACTCAGTTGCTCGATCAATCCGATGAAACTCAAGTGTTGGATGATATTTATTATGTTAATATCCCTACCGAGTTGTTTACTGCAACCAATATTGAAGTTTCTGATGCTAGTGACAATGATAAAGCAAATAAAACCGTGGGCAGGTGTGATACCCAGCAATTATCTCCAGATGATTCCTTGAAGGGCAATGACAGGGATCTAGCCACACATGTGAAGACGGTGGATGCTAACTCTGGCAAACAAGGTGACTCTGTTTGTGGAACACCATCTGATTGCTTCACTGCTGAAGAGCATAATTCAG GATCTTTTTGCAGAGATTTTACCTCAATTCGTGCTTCATCAGTTAGAGCCTCAGGTTTGGCCGCTGTTGCCCGAGGAGCCAGTAGTAATTCGTGTTCCTTACGTAGTGAAAAATCTTCTTTGGAACAACAGAGGTGTGAGCAAGAAGTTACATTTCATAGCGGAGATTTGTTTAATTTTGGCAGGAAGAACGATGAGGAATGCAGTTGGAATGGGAATGATGAAAGCAGTAAAAAACTAAGAGGTCCAATTCGCAAGGGTAGTAATattatgaggaaactttttacAGAGGATAGAGTTGTTGAAGTTTGTCAGTCAGAGGCTGACATTAACCAGACAGATGACAATCTTAACATGTCTGAGTTAGATGCATCTGAAAATCACTTGGCTGGTTTAAGTTATGTCAACTCTGAGGAACCTGGAGATTTATCACAAGCCAATGCACTTGAGGTCGTGGACAGGTTTCTTGAACTTAATGTCATGGAGCATGATCAAAGCAGAGGCTACAGAATTCACATGGCAGAAAAACCAAAGGTAATCAACAGAGTAAAAGGTTCTCTAGATTTGGCAAAAAACTCTGTTCTCAAAAGTACTGATGTAGAATGCAGAGCTTATGAATGGGATGATAACCGCGAAGATGAAGGTGGGGGAGATTTTTTCCAGAAGAAAAAGGAACTCTTCTTTGACAACAGAAGTCCACAGGAGGGAACCTATTTGGAAACTTGGAAATCTGGCTCTGCTGACCTTATAAAAATCAAGACTGGTGGAGATCATGGAATTGAAAAGAACCAAGCTTACGATAAGAAGTTAGGAGACCCAGCCTACACAGATTCAGGGGCGATGTTGCATCAAAGGAAAAGAGCAAAGGGAAAATCATTTCATTGCAGAGATGAGGTGTTGCACAAGAATCTTAAGAAGGATTTGGATAATCAGTCAAACTTGGCATCTGGGCACAAGTTGACTGATAATGATAGTAGCAGGGATATTTCAGACCTGAAAAATATAGGTCCTGATACTCAAATAGCTGCGGAAGTGTTAGGAACTTTCTGTTTTGAGCTGCATCCAGTGAACACTAATAGCGATGTTCCTGATGAAGGCATTGGTCCAATTACAAAGGCATCTGCAGAAAATCAGTTTAGTGTTGGCGTTGTCACTAGACAAGCCAAACGTGTGATGAGGACCAGCAGCAACATGAGTAATGCCTCTACTCTTTCATTAGTAAAACAAACTAAAAACACTAGGAAGTGGTGTGATGCAGAGCTGAGGAGGGCAGAACAAAGGAGGCTTGCAGATGTCAATGACGATTTTGTCTTATACGGCAAGGAATGCCTGAGCACCATACCTCCTAGAATGAAAGAGCAGAAGGTAGGAAGAGCTAAGAAAAAGAACAACATTCAAGAGAGTGATCCATATCAGAATGTGGAGTTAACGGATCCTTCTGTGCCAGTGGCTCATCGAACTAGGAGAGGCAGAAAATTGGATGGCTCAAAGGCTCAAGGAAATGTATTTCATGCGAGGGAGGAGATAAATGATCTGATAAGTGCTCGTGTACTCAGAAAAAGTAGAACAGCTGCCAATGATGAAAATGCTGAAATGGGTACCTTCAAGAATTTTAGAAAGGCGAGATCAAATTTGGTTAaggaatcaaataaaaaatatgttggtATGCCCAGTTCATCAGAACCAAAAAGATCTTCTCTAGAGTTTCCAGATCGAAAAAGAACTCGACAAAAGGCATTCTTAGATGAGGAAGAAATTGATGCACAATGTAATGAAAGTTTAAAAAGATCAAGAGACAATGGAAGTACAAGGAATAATGTTGATCATAGAGGTTCTGATCATGGGAAGGTGACAGCAAGTTTACATGACACAGTTGATCCCCGCACATCCAAGCAATGTGATGGGATGAGTGATGCGAAGACCTCAAAATCTTCTGAAGGTGCAGAAACTGTTGACAGTCGAGATGCATCTCCAAGTGAAAGATTGAAAACACCCATGTCAACTTGTACTACACCTGCTACTTGTGCgacacaaataaataatgtatctCCTATCTGTATGGGGGATGAGTATCACAAGCAGTCTTGCAGGAAGAACCTGTCTAAACTGTCTTTTATAAAAGAAATTAATAGCTTAATGACTGACATGTCAGTACCATTTAGTGAAATGAAAGACTTGAGAAAGAGGAAAGATACCGCAAATATCAGAGTCTTGTTTAGCCAACACCTAGATGTGGATGTTGTCAAACAGCAGAAAAAG GTTTTGGCTAGGCTGGGAGCTTCTGATGCTTCTTCCATGTCAGATGCTACACATTTTGTAGCTGATGAATTTGTCCGCACCAGAAATATGCTTGAAGCAATTGCTTTTGGAAAACCAGTAGTGACACACTTATGGCTTGAAAGCTGTGGACAAGTTAGCTGTTTTGTTAATGAGAAAAATTACATTCTCAGAGATCCAAGAAGAGAAAAAGAATTTGGCTTCAGTATGCCTGTATCTCTGTCAAGAGCTAGTCAGCATTCCCTTCTACAG GGTCAAAAAGTTTTTGTCACCCCAAATACAAAGCCCGGCAAAGACATTATAACAAACTTGGTCAAGGCAGTTCATGGTTTG GCGGTGGAGAGACTTGGAAGATCAGCATTGAAAGATGAAAAACTTCCAGACGATCTTTTGATTATATCTTGTGAAGAAGACTATGACCTCTGTGTGGCTTTTCTCGAGAAAG GTGGCGCTGTTTACAGTTCAGAGCTATTACTGAATGGAATAGTTAAACAGAAGCTGGAATATGAAAGGTTTGTCTCTTCTGTTATTGCTGAATTTGCCATTATAATCTTTCCCTGTAGTAAATATATCACTTGGATTGGAATTGACCAGAGAATCCGACTTGTCACTTTACTTATGATTTTCCCTTTCAAATTTATTCTGCATTTAGCGTTATTCTTCTAA